Sequence from the Candidatus Phytoplasma solani genome:
TGTTCTTAATTTTGATGCTTCTTTGGATGTCAAAGACGAAGATTTGATTGAAGAAAAAACGATTGTAGTGACGATTACTAACGAAGGTTATATCAAAAGTGTTGATGTTGACACTTATAAACAACAAAAAAGAGGCGGACAAGGTGTTACTGGAATAAAAATCTACGAAGAAGATTTAATAGAACATTGCACCACTACTTCGACCCATCATTATCTTTTGTTTTTCACTAACAAAGGTAAAGTTTATCAATTAAAAGGCTACCACATTCCTTTAACTTCTCGAACCACCAAAGGAACGCATTTAGTTAACTTAATCGCGTTAGAAAAAGGCGAATTTTTAACTTCTTTTACCAGTGTCAAAAGATTCGACCAAGAAGAAGAATATTTATTCTTTTCTACTAAAAAAGGAATAGTCAAAAAAACTCTTTTAAAAGAATATCGCAATATCAAACCTAAAGGATTAATTGCCATTCGCTTAAAAGAGGGCGATGAAGTTTTAACAGTTAACAAAACCAACGGCAAATGTGGGATTGTGTTAGCTTCTAACAACGGTAACGCTATTTGCTTCAATGAAACAGATACGAGAAAAACTAGTCGCAATAGCATGGGTGTCATAGGCATGTGTTTAGGTGAAAAAGAATTTTTAGTTGGTTCAGCTCTTTTTGATAAAAATTCAAAAGATCAAAGTATTTTAGTCATGACTGAAAACGGTTTTGGTAAAATCACCGATGTCAGTCAATACCGAATTCAATCACGTAATGGTAAAGGTTCTAAAACGATCAAATTCAGCGAAGAAAAAGGTAGATTAATCACTATTAAGTTAGTTGTCCCCAATGAAGAACTAATGATTTCTTCTGACAAAGGACAAGTAGTTAGAATGTCAATCGAAGAAATTAAAAAAACTAAAAATAAAGTAACTCAAGGGACTAAAATCATCAAATTAAAAGCAGGTCATAAAGCAGTTTCGGTAGCGTCGGTATTTAAAAACAAAGATGCTTTCCAAATTAACGATTAATTTTTTTTATCTTGGTAAAAAAATCAAAAGATGATCCATTTAGAAACAATCACCCATTCTTTTTTAGAAACTAAAAAACTAGGCTTTTGGCTTGGACAAAAACTAACTCCAAGAACTGATAAAACTATTATTTTGTTGCAAGGAACCTTAGGTTCTGGAAAAACTGCCTTTGCTAAAGGTTTAATCAGTTCTTTGGGGGTAAAACAAATCGTTAATAGTCCTACTTTTGTCATCGTAAAAACTTATTTTACCAGCCTACGAAATATTTATCACCTCGATTTATATCGTGCCACCTTGGAATGTGAGTTTTTGGAAGAGTTATTAGAAAACTTTGTCAAACCAGATTTTTTAATCGTTGAATTTCTAAAAGATTGTAGCAATTATTTTCCTGATTTTGATGTTTTAGTCAAAATTAATTCCTTAAACGAAAAAAAACGTCAAATTATCATCCAGCAAAAAGCTAAAATTAATAATATTTAAGAAAAGATTAGATAATCATGACTAAAAAAAACATTTTAATTTTAGACACTTCTACTAAAAGTCAAATAGTTGTTTTAAGTCAAGACAACCAAATCAAAACTTTACAACAAAAACTAATTGACCGCGACCATGTAGCGACTATCATTCCTTCGATTGATGCAGTTTTACAAGCTAATAAAATCACCTTACAAGAAATTGATCTTTTGGTAGTCGGAGTAGGGCCTGGCTCTTATACAGGCACTAGGGTTGCTGTTCTAACAGCTAAAATGCTTGCTTTTGTGCTTCAAATTCCTTTATATCAAATTAGTAGTTTACTTTTGTTAACTAGCGGTTATCTTTATCAAAAATTAACTCCTTTAATCGATGCTCGCAATGATTCTTTTTTTGCTTTGAGTCTCAAAAATAACCAAATTGTTTTAAAAGAAGAACGTTATAAGGCTGACTTTTTGAAAACATATGACAAGCATTTATTAATTGCCCCCGAAACTGTTAAAATTGCTCTTAATAACATTTATCAATTTATGACTTTGGTCGCAAATCCCCATCAATTAGTTCCTAATTATCTAGTCCAAACTCAAGCAGAACGAGATTTAAAAAAAGATAATTAATTTTTTTTATCCCTTATAACCAACGATAAGCTAAATTAACAGTTTAGCTTTTTTTGTATCCATTTTGGAAAAGGTATAAAAATTATCTAGATTTGGTAAATAATAAATTCGAAAGCTAAGTCATTTATTATCTGAATGGTTTAGCTTTTTTTTGCAATTTGCTTTTTTAAAAAAACCCTTATTACTTATTTTGGCTTACCCCTCTTTTTGTTTGTTGTTAGATAATAAAAAAACCAAACTGCTTTATAATAAAACAATTTGGATATAAGCGGTTTTTTTTGATGTGTTAAATCAAAACAACGAAGCTTATTTTTTTGATTAAATTTTTGTTTTCGGGTCGTCTATTTTTAGTAGACAGACCCATATTTTTTTAAGTGATGGTAGTTTTTTTGTTTTTGTTGCAATTTAATTTATTTTTTGGATTTATCGCAACTTAACATAATAATTAGCAATGCCATAAAACAAACTTCAAGGTATCATTTTTTTAACTTTTGTGCAATAGTGAGTTTGTAAATGTTTTTTTAAGAGATAAAAAAAGCAATTGGCTTTAAATTGTTTTTAGCAATTATCTTTTTTTGTTTCATTTTTGAGTAATCATAATTGCTTAAATATCATCATCGAGTTGGTAATCGTAAAGAGTTTTAATCCCTGTCACCCCATCAGGCCAATATTGTTGCACGTGGGTTAATTGACCTAATTCGTTGTAACTATAGTTATATTTAAAATTATTACTATTTTGAGGGTTGTATTCTTGTTTAACAATGATTTGTCCTAGTAAGTTATATGTATATTTATAACTTCTGGCTTGGATTCCATCAGATTGATAACATTTTTTGTCAATAATTTGGCCGGCATAATTATAAATTAAATGACACTGATTAGCGTTAGTTCCATCTGGATTATAATATTGTAAAGAGGTGACTTTTCCGTCGTTATTATAAACATATTGTCGGTTGCCTTCTCTTTTGATCTCCGCTCGAGAGCCGTTAGAAAGATAATTTTGTTTTATTTTTGCTCCTCGTGGAAAAACATCAAAGATGATGTAATCATTGATAATCTGGGTGCTATTTTCTTTTGCGGTCAATTCTAGGTGGATGGTGCGAAGTTTTGTGTTTAATTTTTTTTGGCTTTTTCGCGTTCTAAGGCAGTAGGATTGCTAGTTTTATTTTCTAATTGATAAATTGGTGCATTGACCCACCAAAACAAAGACCAAGTTATCAAAACCAAAAGAATCATTAAAATTAATTTAAAGTAAAAAAAGTATTTTTTGTTAGTCATTTAGTTCTTTCAAAGTGTTATTTGTAATAGTTACTATTACAATTTAATTATATAATTTTTTTCTCCCGATAATACTTGGATAATTAATAAAAGTAATTTTTTTCAACTACAAGAGTTAAAAAAGACTATCTTTGTAGATAGCCTTAATTTTTTGATGGACACAAAAATATCTTAAATTAGTTTTTTTTGTTTCACTTGATTGTATATTGTGAAAGTTTTTAGTTTTTTTGCGGTAATAAAAGTAATTTTTTCGTTTCTTATTTTAGGAGAATTAATAATTGAAATCATAGTGCCTTTTTTTTCAAATACAATTTAATACCCATAAATCAGTTTATCTACAGTCGCTTAGGTGGGAGTTTGAACTTTTTGTTTGTAGAATAAAAATGGCTTGAGTTTTAGTTTTTGTGCAAGTATTTAATGCTTCTTTTTTTGTTGGTAGTATCAATAATTCTAACATCATTGATTAATGATAAATTAGTTTAGTTTAAAATTATATTTAATGTTATTTAATTTAGGTTTTTACTTTCTTTACGCAAAAAAGCAATAGTTATCCTAGTTGCTTGAATCAAAATATTTAGCAGCAATGCTTTTCTGCTTGCCAGCCGCCAAATTAAAACTTATAAACGGTTAAAGTTATAGTCGAAATGCTTACGATAATAATTTGTTCTTTAATCCCCACCGGACCAAAAAACGAAACCACCTAAAAACAAAAAATAAATCCACAAAAAAACAAGCTAAATTGTTTATTAAATTAAAATAAACAGTTTAGCTTTTTTTGTTTTCTAAACTGTGGAAAGGAGAAAAAAATAATGAAAAATCAAATTGAAGAATTAGAAAAAAATTTGCAAATCCTTACAGCCAAGGAGCGCGAAAACATAAATTATTCGAAAAAATTCGCACGTTGGGCGGAAGAATATAAATTCGAGGCACAAAAAGTCAAAATCAAGGAAAAAACAATAAAAACTAAAATAGAAGCATTAAAAAAACCAATTAAACCAAGAATAAATAAAAATATCCAAAAAAGGGGAAACAAAAAAAGACTATCTTTGTAGATAGCCTT
This genomic interval carries:
- the tsaE gene encoding tRNA (adenosine(37)-N6)-threonylcarbamoyltransferase complex ATPase subunit type 1 TsaE — translated: MIHLETITHSFLETKKLGFWLGQKLTPRTDKTIILLQGTLGSGKTAFAKGLISSLGVKQIVNSPTFVIVKTYFTSLRNIYHLDLYRATLECEFLEELLENFVKPDFLIVEFLKDCSNYFPDFDVLVKINSLNEKKRQIIIQQKAKINNI
- the tsaB gene encoding tRNA (adenosine(37)-N6)-threonylcarbamoyltransferase complex dimerization subunit type 1 TsaB, which encodes MTKKNILILDTSTKSQIVVLSQDNQIKTLQQKLIDRDHVATIIPSIDAVLQANKITLQEIDLLVVGVGPGSYTGTRVAVLTAKMLAFVLQIPLYQISSLLLLTSGYLYQKLTPLIDARNDSFFALSLKNNQIVLKEERYKADFLKTYDKHLLIAPETVKIALNNIYQFMTLVANPHQLVPNYLVQTQAERDLKKDN